The following proteins are co-located in the Sporosarcina pasteurii genome:
- a CDS encoding nodulation protein NfeD, producing MRHHMKKLFFLMLLIATLSVPFVNADANADNEVVYKIPISKEVEKGLFAFLERSFEEAIEADAKAIILDIHTPGGFVDAAGQIAKLLDTSEIPIIAYINDDALSAGAFLALHADEIYMSPRGRIGAAQVIESSGNAADEKAHSAWLSAMENAAESSGREIIYARAMADPSIDLPEYGAGVDKLLTLTASEAQAVGYSEGTVASFEELLEKAGYQNAEVISTKETFSESIARFVTNPIVVPILLSIAGLGLVVELYSPGFGVAGTMGIISLLLFFYGHMIAGLAGYESLILFVAGVALIVAEIFIAGGIAGVIGAVAIVGSIIMAGGNPMYMAMSVLIAIAIAAIGAVIIIKIFGKKLHLFNKVVLMDATDTESGYVSNVNRTELIGQKAVTTTPLRPSGTVDLEGERIDVVSEGSYIDRGKDVIIVKVEGSRIVVRESIEKGEVE from the coding sequence ATGAGACATCATATGAAAAAGTTGTTTTTCCTCATGCTGTTAATTGCCACACTTTCTGTACCGTTTGTAAATGCAGATGCAAATGCGGATAATGAAGTTGTCTATAAGATACCAATTTCTAAAGAAGTAGAGAAGGGATTGTTTGCTTTTTTAGAAAGATCTTTTGAAGAAGCAATAGAAGCGGATGCCAAAGCGATTATTTTAGATATTCATACGCCAGGCGGCTTTGTTGATGCAGCAGGACAAATTGCTAAATTGCTAGATACGTCTGAAATACCCATCATCGCTTATATTAATGATGATGCATTATCAGCCGGTGCATTTTTGGCATTACATGCGGACGAAATCTACATGTCGCCGAGAGGTAGAATCGGAGCGGCACAAGTCATTGAGTCCTCTGGGAATGCAGCTGACGAAAAGGCGCACAGTGCATGGTTATCAGCGATGGAAAATGCTGCAGAATCTTCCGGGCGAGAGATTATTTATGCGAGGGCGATGGCGGATCCCTCTATCGACTTACCTGAGTATGGGGCTGGTGTTGATAAGCTTCTTACATTAACGGCCAGTGAAGCGCAAGCAGTCGGTTATAGTGAAGGTACAGTTGCTTCATTTGAGGAATTGCTAGAAAAAGCAGGTTATCAAAATGCTGAGGTTATTTCTACAAAGGAAACATTTTCTGAAAGTATTGCACGTTTCGTAACAAATCCGATTGTCGTGCCGATCTTATTATCAATTGCTGGGCTTGGGCTAGTCGTGGAGTTATACTCGCCTGGATTTGGCGTCGCTGGAACGATGGGAATCATCTCGTTATTACTGTTTTTCTACGGTCATATGATTGCTGGACTTGCTGGATATGAATCGCTGATTTTATTTGTCGCCGGTGTTGCGCTTATTGTTGCAGAGATTTTTATAGCTGGCGGAATTGCTGGTGTCATTGGTGCGGTAGCGATAGTAGGTAGTATTATTATGGCAGGAGGCAACCCGATGTATATGGCAATGTCTGTATTAATCGCAATTGCCATCGCTGCAATAGGGGCGGTGATTATCATTAAAATTTTTGGTAAAAAACTACACCTGTTTAATAAAGTAGTCTTGATGGATGCAACAGACACGGAGTCAGGGTATGTGTCGAATGTGAATCGTACCGAGTTAATTGGGCAAAAAGCAGTGACGACTACTCCGCTGAGACCATCCGGTACAGTTGACCTTGAAGGCGAAAGAATTGATGTCGTTTCAGAAGGAAGTTACATTGATAGAGGAAAAGATGTTATCATTGTAAAGGTAGAAGGTTCTCGTATTGTCGTTCGAGAATCGATAGAGAAAGGGGAAGTTGAATGA
- the era gene encoding GTPase Era — protein MQENNKVFKSGFISIIGRPNVGKSTFLNRVVGQKIAIMSDKPQTTRNKVQGVVTTDDAQMIYIDTPGIHKPKHRLGDFMVKVARNTLSEVDVIMFMVNAEQKIGPGDRFIMEMLKNTETPVFLIINKIDLVHPDDLLETIVSYTSEYEFVEIVPISALNGNNTDKLLETLKAYLPEGPKYYPDEQITDHPERFIISEFIREKVLHLTREEIPHSVAVVIEQIEREKDRDIVNVMATIVVDRDSQKGIVIGKKGALLKEIGTKARKDIEMLLGSRVFLELWVKVQKDWRNRPTRLKEFGFNDEDY, from the coding sequence ATGCAAGAAAATAATAAAGTATTTAAATCTGGATTTATTTCCATTATTGGACGACCGAATGTCGGGAAATCAACATTTTTAAATCGTGTCGTCGGACAAAAAATTGCCATTATGAGTGATAAACCGCAAACAACACGGAATAAAGTGCAAGGTGTTGTTACGACAGATGACGCACAAATGATTTATATTGATACACCAGGGATTCACAAACCGAAACATAGACTTGGCGACTTCATGGTAAAGGTAGCTCGTAATACGTTGTCAGAAGTTGATGTTATCATGTTTATGGTAAACGCAGAACAAAAAATCGGACCTGGAGATCGTTTTATTATGGAGATGTTAAAAAATACGGAGACACCCGTGTTTTTAATCATTAATAAAATTGATTTAGTGCACCCGGATGATTTGTTAGAAACGATTGTATCTTATACATCAGAATATGAATTTGTGGAAATCGTACCTATTTCTGCATTGAATGGAAATAACACAGATAAATTACTAGAAACGTTAAAAGCATATTTGCCTGAAGGACCAAAATATTATCCAGATGAGCAAATTACTGACCATCCAGAACGTTTTATCATTTCCGAGTTTATTCGAGAAAAGGTGTTGCACTTAACACGTGAAGAAATCCCGCATTCCGTTGCCGTTGTCATTGAGCAAATAGAGCGTGAGAAAGACCGAGATATCGTGAATGTTATGGCAACGATTGTCGTTGATCGAGATTCACAAAAAGGAATTGTCATTGGTAAAAAAGGTGCCCTGCTGAAAGAAATTGGAACGAAAGCTAGAAAAGATATTGAAATGCTATTAGGTTCGAGAGTGTTTCTTGAATTATGGGTGAAAGTGCAAAAAGATTGGCGTAATCGTCCGACCCGTTTAAAAGAATTCGGATTTAATGATGAGGACTATTAA
- a CDS encoding diacylglycerol kinase family protein, which yields MRKFFKSFKFAMAGIIHCFTTERNFKIHVSVAITVICAGLLTGLSLFEWFVIIVFIGGVLALELMNSAVERMVDLFTNEWHPLAKQAKDLAAGAVLVFALTSAIVGLLIFIPKWFSLTN from the coding sequence ATGCGAAAATTCTTCAAGTCGTTTAAATTTGCGATGGCAGGAATTATTCACTGTTTTACAACAGAACGAAATTTTAAAATTCATGTAAGTGTTGCGATAACCGTGATTTGTGCTGGGCTATTGACGGGATTATCCTTGTTTGAATGGTTTGTGATTATTGTTTTTATTGGTGGCGTGTTAGCGCTCGAGCTGATGAATTCGGCGGTAGAAAGAATGGTTGATTTGTTTACAAATGAGTGGCATCCACTGGCTAAGCAGGCGAAAGATTTAGCTGCAGGTGCAGTACTTGTATTTGCTCTGACAAGTGCAATTGTGGGATTATTAATCTTCATCCCTAAATGGTTTAGTTTGACGAATTGA
- the rpsU gene encoding 30S ribosomal protein S21 yields MSKTVVRKNESLEDALRRFKRDVSKSGKIREVRKREYYEKPSVRRKLKSEAARKRR; encoded by the coding sequence ATGTCGAAAACTGTCGTTCGTAAAAACGAATCGCTTGAAGACGCTCTTCGACGCTTCAAACGTGACGTTTCCAAAAGCGGAAAAATCCGTGAGGTTAGAAAGCGTGAGTATTATGAGAAGCCGAGTGTAAGACGAAAATTGAAGTCTGAGGCTGCAAGGAAACGTAGATAA
- the floA gene encoding flotillin-like protein FloA (flotillin-like protein involved in membrane lipid rafts) gives MMIDAAFITTTAIVVAAIIVLAIFFTLVPVTLWISALAAGVRVSILTLIGMRLRRVIPNRIVIPLIKAHKAGLNVEISQLESHYLAGGNVDRVVNALIAAHRANIDLSFERAAAIDLAGRDVLEAVQMSVNPKVIETPFIAGVAVNGIEVKAKARITVRANIDRLVGGAGEDTVIARVGEGIISTIGASVSHADVLEYPDRISQTVLSKGLDSGTAFEILSIDIADVDVGENIGANLQTEQAEADKNIAQAKAEERRAMAVANEQEMKARVEEMRAKVVEAEAEVPMAMADALRSGNIGIMDYVNYRNVQADTGMRESISKYSQGDQSPDQE, from the coding sequence ATGATGATTGATGCTGCGTTTATTACAACAACTGCCATAGTTGTCGCCGCAATAATAGTTTTAGCCATATTTTTCACACTCGTTCCAGTAACACTGTGGATATCTGCATTAGCAGCTGGCGTAAGAGTAAGTATTTTAACACTGATTGGGATGAGGCTCCGTCGAGTAATTCCAAATCGTATTGTCATTCCATTGATTAAAGCCCATAAAGCAGGGCTAAACGTGGAAATTAGTCAATTGGAAAGTCATTACCTTGCAGGAGGTAACGTTGACAGAGTAGTTAATGCGCTCATTGCAGCACACCGAGCGAATATTGATTTGTCGTTTGAGCGTGCAGCGGCTATTGACTTAGCGGGCCGTGACGTATTAGAAGCGGTTCAAATGTCCGTAAACCCAAAAGTAATTGAAACACCATTTATTGCGGGTGTGGCTGTGAACGGAATTGAAGTTAAGGCAAAAGCTCGTATTACAGTACGTGCTAACATCGACCGCCTTGTTGGTGGTGCGGGGGAAGATACAGTTATTGCCCGTGTAGGTGAAGGGATTATTTCTACAATTGGTGCATCAGTAAGTCACGCAGATGTACTAGAATACCCTGACCGAATTTCCCAAACAGTATTATCTAAAGGACTTGATTCAGGTACTGCATTTGAAATTTTATCGATTGACATTGCAGATGTAGATGTTGGCGAAAACATCGGTGCAAACCTTCAAACTGAACAAGCTGAAGCAGATAAAAACATTGCGCAAGCTAAAGCTGAAGAGCGTCGTGCAATGGCTGTTGCGAATGAACAAGAAATGAAGGCAAGAGTTGAAGAGATGCGCGCGAAAGTAGTTGAAGCTGAAGCTGAAGTACCAATGGCAATGGCAGATGCACTACGTTCGGGAAATATTGGCATTATGGACTATGTCAACTATAGAAACGTGCAAGCTGACACAGGCATGCGTGAATCAATAAGTAAATATAGCCAAGGTGACCAATCGCCTGATCAAGAATAA
- a CDS encoding PhoH family protein produces the protein MDEQLIQLHLEDPNEAVMLLGISDQNIKLIEEQLEISIITRGDTITVYGSEEKQQIVLMLIEQLLKVIRKGININQRDVATALEMVKNETIEYFSELYDEEIARDMRGKAIRAKTIGQREYVQAIRAHDLVFGLGPAGTGKTFLAVVLAVQALKSGSVKKIILARPAVEAGESLGFLPGDLKEKVDPYLRPLYDALHHVLGAEQTERLIERGAIEIAPLAYMRGRTLDDAFVILDEAQNTTKAQMKMLLTRLGFGSKMVITGDKTQVDLPRGIQSGLIASESVLKSVADIQFQYLEQGDVVRHPLVAKIIDAYEQEELS, from the coding sequence TTGGATGAACAATTAATTCAATTACATTTAGAAGACCCAAATGAGGCAGTCATGCTTCTTGGTATTTCTGATCAAAATATAAAGCTGATCGAAGAGCAATTAGAAATATCGATAATTACGCGTGGAGACACCATTACTGTTTATGGTTCTGAAGAAAAGCAACAAATTGTACTTATGCTGATTGAACAATTGCTGAAAGTGATCCGAAAAGGAATAAATATTAACCAACGTGATGTTGCAACTGCGTTGGAAATGGTTAAAAATGAAACCATTGAATATTTCTCGGAACTTTATGACGAAGAGATTGCGCGCGATATGAGAGGAAAAGCAATCCGTGCAAAAACAATTGGACAAAGAGAATATGTGCAAGCGATTCGAGCGCATGATTTAGTATTTGGCCTAGGTCCAGCTGGAACAGGAAAAACATTTTTAGCAGTCGTACTTGCAGTTCAAGCGTTGAAATCTGGTTCGGTGAAAAAAATTATTTTAGCAAGGCCAGCTGTTGAAGCTGGGGAGAGCCTTGGTTTCTTACCGGGAGACTTAAAAGAAAAAGTAGACCCGTATCTACGCCCGCTCTATGATGCACTTCACCATGTTCTAGGAGCTGAGCAAACAGAACGGCTCATTGAACGCGGTGCCATTGAAATTGCACCACTTGCTTATATGCGTGGTAGAACATTGGATGATGCTTTTGTAATATTAGACGAAGCACAAAATACGACAAAAGCCCAAATGAAAATGTTACTGACTCGTCTAGGTTTTGGCTCTAAAATGGTGATTACGGGTGATAAAACACAGGTGGATTTACCACGTGGCATCCAATCGGGCTTAATTGCATCGGAATCTGTTCTAAAATCTGTAGCTGATATCCAATTTCAATATTTAGAACAAGGAGATGTAGTGCGTCATCCGCTTGTGGCTAAAATAATTGATGCGTATGAACAGGAAGAATTATCATAA
- the deoC gene encoding deoxyribose-phosphate aldolase, giving the protein MNTDFAKYIDHTLLKADAKKDAIIDLCNEAKMYSFASVCVNPTWVKTAAELLEGTPVKVCTVIGFPLGTSTTETKAFETKNAIQNGATEIDMVVNIGALRGGDDELVKRDIQAVVEAAADNAIVKVIIETSLLTDAEKRTACELAVVAGVDFVKTSTGFSTGGATVEDVKLMRGVVGPELGVKASGGVRSFEDMEQMIEAGATRIGASSGVQIMNGLKSKEDY; this is encoded by the coding sequence TTGAATACAGATTTTGCAAAATATATTGATCATACATTATTAAAAGCAGATGCTAAAAAAGACGCAATCATCGACCTTTGCAATGAAGCGAAAATGTATTCCTTTGCATCGGTTTGTGTCAACCCGACTTGGGTTAAAACCGCAGCGGAGTTATTAGAAGGAACACCTGTTAAAGTATGTACAGTCATCGGGTTTCCTTTAGGGACTTCAACGACAGAAACAAAAGCATTTGAAACAAAAAATGCGATACAAAATGGTGCGACTGAAATCGATATGGTTGTGAATATCGGAGCACTTCGCGGTGGAGATGACGAGCTTGTCAAACGAGATATTCAAGCAGTCGTTGAAGCAGCTGCTGACAATGCCATCGTTAAAGTAATTATAGAAACATCTTTATTAACTGATGCTGAGAAGCGAACAGCTTGTGAATTGGCGGTTGTTGCAGGGGTAGATTTTGTGAAAACCTCTACAGGCTTCTCAACTGGCGGTGCAACGGTAGAAGATGTAAAATTAATGAGAGGCGTCGTAGGTCCTGAATTAGGTGTGAAAGCTTCAGGTGGTGTCCGTAGTTTTGAAGATATGGAACAAATGATTGAAGCTGGCGCGACAAGAATTGGTGCGAGTTCTGGGGTACAAATTATGAATGGATTAAAATCAAAAGAAGATTATTAA
- a CDS encoding cytidine deaminase, translating to MKEKLIEESLKAREFAYVPYSNFAVGAALLGEDGKIYRGCNVENSSYGLSNCAERTAIFKAVSEGVRNMQALAITGDTDSPISPCGACRQVIAEFCDSTMPVYLTNLKGDLQETTVGALLPGAFSKEDFADARK from the coding sequence ATGAAAGAAAAGTTAATTGAAGAATCTTTAAAGGCAAGGGAATTTGCTTATGTTCCTTACTCTAATTTTGCAGTAGGCGCTGCATTATTAGGTGAGGATGGAAAAATATATCGAGGCTGTAATGTCGAAAACTCATCATATGGCTTATCGAACTGTGCTGAGCGTACAGCGATTTTTAAAGCAGTATCTGAAGGTGTCCGAAACATGCAGGCCTTAGCGATCACAGGTGATACAGATAGCCCCATTTCGCCCTGTGGAGCTTGTCGACAAGTGATTGCGGAGTTTTGTGATAGCACGATGCCTGTTTATTTAACGAATCTTAAAGGCGACCTGCAGGAAACAACAGTTGGCGCATTGCTACCTGGCGCCTTTTCAAAGGAGGACTTTGCGGATGCAAGAAAATAA
- a CDS encoding sporulation protein YqfD has translation MARNRYEIKVSGPRNISTFLTKLKKTGTKVTSLTMSENAAYFITDKKGLKQARKYRRRYGLKLNLYSTVEDRGLEMLFSSYRFFILLAIPFICSFFIWSVKVESEMPEVSERIEKKLKKASIVPYRLLRSIPDEGEIRRDLMQDEPTLSWVHFKRSGTTLTVIPMLSPQSDSQPERKEEPADLVARTGGVITRFALTKGERVGRVYMTVKKGDTLAKGTLEQGENTVIVGADGAVFADYWVEYSFKIPKKIQYKVQGDERLDFTFHPPWKEKDLFNKSSWNIIETERIIEEKDAQLEIEKGMEKSVIIPLLKMKLLAELGPDAMVKEEKILHVTIDDDKVIGTILFLINDNIAIKRPIPQGD, from the coding sequence ATGGCGCGTAATCGGTACGAAATTAAAGTATCTGGACCAAGAAACATATCAACTTTTTTAACAAAACTGAAAAAGACTGGAACAAAAGTTACGTCACTGACAATGAGCGAAAATGCTGCTTACTTTATCACCGATAAAAAAGGCTTAAAACAAGCGCGGAAATATCGTCGCCGTTATGGTTTGAAGCTAAATCTATATTCTACAGTGGAAGATCGTGGGTTGGAAATGTTATTCAGTTCCTATCGATTTTTTATTTTACTAGCCATCCCTTTTATATGTTCCTTTTTTATATGGTCTGTAAAAGTCGAATCTGAAATGCCGGAAGTGTCAGAACGAATTGAAAAGAAATTAAAAAAAGCCTCTATCGTTCCTTATCGTTTACTCAGGTCCATTCCAGATGAAGGCGAGATTAGACGAGACCTGATGCAAGACGAACCTACGTTATCATGGGTGCACTTTAAACGCTCTGGAACGACCTTAACAGTCATTCCAATGCTCTCACCGCAGTCGGACAGCCAACCTGAACGAAAGGAAGAGCCTGCTGATCTGGTGGCTCGTACAGGAGGGGTTATTACACGTTTTGCACTAACGAAAGGTGAAAGAGTTGGACGTGTTTATATGACCGTAAAAAAAGGAGATACGTTGGCAAAAGGAACTTTGGAACAAGGAGAAAATACTGTGATTGTAGGGGCAGATGGGGCCGTATTTGCTGATTACTGGGTTGAATACAGTTTTAAGATACCGAAAAAAATTCAATATAAAGTTCAAGGAGATGAACGACTCGATTTTACCTTTCATCCGCCGTGGAAAGAAAAGGACTTGTTTAATAAATCAAGCTGGAATATTATTGAAACAGAGCGTATTATTGAAGAAAAAGATGCCCAGTTAGAGATTGAGAAAGGAATGGAAAAGTCTGTTATTATTCCATTATTGAAAATGAAATTATTGGCGGAATTAGGACCTGATGCAATGGTGAAAGAGGAGAAAATTTTGCACGTCACAATCGATGATGATAAAGTGATAGGGACTATATTATTTCTTATTAACGATAATATTGCTATTAAAAGACCTATACCTCAAGGAGACTGA
- the ybeY gene encoding rRNA maturation RNase YbeY, whose product MLQLDINDETNKISDTIEELVTNLLNHAASAEGILEEAEVSVTFMTDEEIQEVNANYRGIDAPTDVISFALEEMTEGEVEIKVEADMPTVLGDILISTDTAERQAEEYGHSFKREIGFLALHGFLHLLGYDHMTEKDEKKMFGRQKEILDTFGLER is encoded by the coding sequence ATGTTACAGCTTGATATTAACGATGAAACGAATAAAATATCCGATACGATTGAAGAACTTGTTACTAACTTACTGAACCATGCTGCAAGCGCAGAAGGTATACTAGAGGAAGCCGAAGTGTCTGTAACTTTTATGACTGATGAAGAAATACAAGAAGTCAATGCAAATTATCGAGGCATTGATGCACCGACTGATGTTATTTCTTTCGCGTTGGAAGAAATGACGGAAGGTGAAGTCGAAATTAAAGTTGAAGCGGATATGCCTACTGTATTAGGGGATATATTAATATCCACTGATACAGCTGAACGACAAGCAGAAGAGTATGGACATTCATTTAAACGAGAGATTGGCTTTTTAGCCTTACATGGTTTTCTGCATTTACTTGGCTATGATCATATGACAGAAAAAGATGAAAAGAAAATGTTTGGAAGGCAAAAAGAGATACTCGATACATTTGGACTTGAGAGGTAA
- a CDS encoding HD family phosphohydrolase, with translation MMRSVKKFLNALKFTYFSLFTITLSAIILFTFMLDIVQKETYELKEFQIAHEAIRSLKTVEDTVKTEQERDRAANEVAPVYQFTEDVAKNRQAIATSIFDFLLDVKKELVADSAEEVEEVKIAEKSVEAMREKLAALEAEEPELQLSNKAIADLLAQDIETLEGIKTSVVSVLGEELSKPLRTSDLTFAKYEVERQLRLSNTIPVEIEEPVISIARSLLVETEIFNETLTASRVQEAREAVEPIRILQGQVIVREGQVIDREVYRQLELAGLLTNQTQVKPLAGIALFVSVMMSIFFLHFQTWRESSIVKKKSLVIALVVFLFPTALASMLIKLLVNERLALTTSIIIAATAGIMLQDGYAAIVQMEIALYILFGSITSLYLLGNISRRSTILRASLGVSICNLGFIAFYLLMTQTTYALTELIFYAIAAITSGVLSGALTIGLLPFFETSFGLLSDMKLIELSNPNHPLLKKILTEAPGTYHHSVMVANLADAACETIGANGLLARVGSYYHDLGKTVRPRFFIENQHAEQNPHDALPPKKSKDIIIAHAADGAQLLEKHKMPREIVDIARQHHGTSLLKFFVFKAKELGEDVIEDEYRYPGPKPQTKEIAIISIADSVEAAVRSMKEPTSEKINALVCSIVSDKLRDGQFDECDLSMKELKRVERAICETLNGMFHNRIEYPD, from the coding sequence ATGATGCGGTCTGTAAAAAAGTTTTTGAATGCGTTAAAGTTTACCTATTTTTCATTATTTACGATTACGTTATCAGCAATCATACTTTTTACATTCATGCTTGATATCGTCCAAAAAGAAACATACGAATTAAAAGAGTTTCAAATTGCACATGAAGCTATTCGTTCTCTGAAGACTGTTGAGGATACTGTGAAGACTGAACAGGAGAGGGATAGAGCAGCAAACGAAGTTGCTCCGGTTTACCAATTTACTGAGGATGTTGCGAAGAATAGGCAAGCTATTGCGACTTCAATTTTTGACTTTCTTTTAGATGTTAAAAAAGAACTGGTTGCTGATAGTGCAGAAGAAGTAGAGGAAGTAAAGATAGCTGAGAAATCGGTTGAAGCGATGCGCGAGAAGTTAGCAGCATTAGAAGCAGAAGAGCCAGAGCTTCAACTAAGTAACAAAGCAATCGCGGATTTGCTTGCCCAAGACATAGAGACACTTGAAGGCATTAAAACGAGTGTTGTAAGTGTATTAGGAGAGGAATTATCAAAACCTTTACGAACATCCGATTTGACGTTTGCGAAGTATGAAGTTGAACGACAATTAAGATTGTCAAATACAATACCTGTAGAAATTGAAGAACCTGTCATATCAATCGCAAGATCACTACTTGTTGAAACAGAAATTTTTAATGAAACATTAACAGCGTCTAGGGTTCAAGAAGCGAGAGAGGCAGTTGAACCAATTCGCATTTTACAAGGACAAGTGATTGTTCGAGAAGGTCAAGTGATTGATAGAGAAGTATATCGGCAACTAGAATTGGCAGGACTATTAACAAATCAAACTCAAGTTAAACCGTTAGCAGGCATTGCTTTATTTGTGTCTGTAATGATGTCAATCTTCTTTTTACATTTTCAAACTTGGCGGGAAAGCTCGATCGTTAAGAAAAAATCATTGGTCATTGCGTTGGTCGTTTTTTTATTTCCGACAGCTTTAGCGTCCATGCTGATAAAACTATTGGTTAATGAACGGTTAGCATTAACGACTTCCATCATCATTGCTGCAACAGCAGGGATTATGCTACAAGATGGTTATGCTGCAATCGTTCAAATGGAAATTGCGTTATACATATTATTTGGAAGTATTACGAGTTTATATTTACTTGGAAATATTTCTAGGCGCTCAACAATTTTAAGGGCGAGCTTAGGCGTTTCCATTTGTAATTTGGGGTTTATTGCTTTTTATTTACTTATGACACAGACGACTTATGCATTAACAGAGTTAATTTTCTATGCTATCGCTGCAATTACTTCAGGTGTTCTATCAGGCGCCTTAACAATCGGGCTTTTACCGTTTTTTGAAACGTCTTTCGGACTATTGTCAGATATGAAATTAATTGAGTTGTCGAATCCAAATCATCCGTTGCTAAAAAAGATTTTGACAGAGGCACCTGGTACTTACCATCATAGTGTAATGGTTGCAAATCTAGCGGATGCAGCATGCGAAACAATCGGGGCGAATGGTTTGCTTGCACGTGTTGGATCTTATTATCACGATTTGGGTAAAACGGTGCGTCCACGATTTTTTATAGAGAATCAACATGCGGAACAGAATCCACATGACGCCTTACCACCTAAGAAGAGTAAAGATATTATTATTGCCCATGCAGCGGATGGCGCACAGCTTTTAGAGAAACATAAAATGCCACGTGAAATTGTAGATATTGCGAGACAACATCATGGAACAAGTTTGTTGAAATTCTTTGTTTTTAAAGCGAAAGAATTAGGTGAAGATGTGATAGAGGATGAGTATCGTTATCCTGGACCAAAACCGCAAACAAAGGAAATAGCGATTATTTCTATTGCCGATAGTGTTGAAGCAGCAGTTCGCTCGATGAAAGAACCAACCTCTGAAAAGATTAATGCGCTCGTTTGTTCAATCGTTAGCGATAAATTAAGAGATGGGCAGTTCGATGAGTGTGATTTGTCGATGAAAGAGTTGAAAAGGGTAGAGCGCGCAATATGCGAAACATTAAACGGTATGTTCCATAACCGAATAGAGTATCCAGATTAA